A genomic window from Gymnodinialimonas ceratoperidinii includes:
- a CDS encoding type III pantothenate kinase, which yields MLLCIDCGNTNTVFSVWDGTQFIATFRAATEHTRTADQYFVWFSTLMAHEKLAVDVSECIISSTVPRVVFNLRVLCDRYFGTRPLVVGKPECLLPAQARVDDGTIVGPDRLVNTAGAYNRHGGDLIVVDFGTATTFDVVASDGAYIGGVIAPGVNLSLEALHQAAAALPHIDVTKPQAVIGTNTVACMQSGVFWGYIGLVRGICDRIRSEYRETHDRDMRVIGTGGLAPLFSSGDVLFDQIEDDLTMHGLTVIHKYNKDKNPT from the coding sequence ATGCTCCTGTGTATCGATTGCGGCAACACGAATACTGTCTTCAGCGTCTGGGACGGAACGCAGTTCATCGCCACCTTCCGGGCGGCGACCGAGCATACGCGGACGGCGGATCAATATTTCGTCTGGTTCTCGACCCTGATGGCCCACGAGAAGCTCGCGGTTGATGTGTCGGAATGCATCATCTCCTCCACCGTGCCGCGCGTGGTGTTCAACCTGCGCGTCCTCTGCGACCGCTATTTCGGGACCCGCCCGCTGGTTGTCGGCAAGCCCGAGTGCCTTCTGCCCGCCCAGGCGCGGGTGGATGACGGCACCATCGTCGGGCCAGACCGCCTTGTGAACACGGCCGGTGCCTACAACCGCCACGGCGGCGACCTGATCGTGGTGGATTTCGGCACGGCGACGACCTTCGACGTGGTGGCCTCGGACGGGGCCTACATCGGCGGCGTGATTGCGCCGGGGGTGAACCTGTCGCTCGAAGCACTGCACCAAGCGGCAGCGGCCCTGCCGCACATTGACGTGACGAAACCTCAGGCTGTCATCGGCACCAACACGGTGGCCTGCATGCAATCGGGTGTTTTCTGGGGCTACATCGGCCTTGTGCGCGGGATCTGCGACCGGATCCGCAGCGAGTACCGCGAGACCCATGACCGCGACATGCGTGTTATCGGAACCGGCGGCCTCGCCCCGTTGTTCTCCAGCGGAGATGTGCTATTTGACCAAATCGAAGATGATCTGACGATGCACGGCCTGACCGTGATCCATAAATACAACAAGGATAAAAACCCCACATGA
- a CDS encoding biotin--[acetyl-CoA-carboxylase] ligase, whose protein sequence is MTTGRPAGAWPLGVSRRVLETTDSTMLEAARAAPTLNGPEWVLALHQTAGKGRRGRAWSMPEGNFAASLTMRPPGPVSQIALRSFVAANALRAALIEVGCASEALTLKWPNDVLFNGGKLAGILLESLGDGRGGVSHLIIGVGVNLAEAPDPAALEPGAVRPVALPHKVTPEALLDALAPAYASRELSLSAYGFGPTRTEWLAHAARLGEVITARLPREEITGTFKDVDESGNLILETAKGSRAIAAADIFF, encoded by the coding sequence ATGACGACCGGACGGCCCGCTGGCGCATGGCCTTTGGGTGTCTCTCGTCGGGTTCTGGAGACCACTGACAGCACGATGCTGGAGGCCGCACGCGCGGCCCCGACGCTGAACGGGCCCGAGTGGGTGCTGGCCTTGCACCAGACCGCCGGAAAGGGCCGCCGGGGACGGGCGTGGTCCATGCCCGAGGGCAATTTCGCCGCGTCGCTGACAATGCGTCCGCCGGGGCCGGTCTCGCAGATTGCGCTGCGATCCTTTGTTGCCGCCAACGCGCTGCGCGCTGCGCTGATCGAGGTGGGCTGTGCGTCCGAGGCCCTGACCCTGAAATGGCCGAACGACGTGCTCTTCAACGGTGGCAAGCTGGCGGGGATCCTGCTCGAGAGCCTGGGCGATGGGCGCGGTGGCGTTTCGCACCTCATCATCGGGGTCGGGGTAAACCTCGCCGAGGCCCCGGATCCGGCGGCGCTGGAGCCCGGTGCGGTACGCCCGGTGGCCCTGCCGCACAAGGTAACGCCCGAGGCCCTTCTGGACGCCCTCGCGCCCGCCTATGCCTCGCGAGAACTTAGCCTCTCGGCCTACGGTTTCGGGCCGACGCGCACCGAATGGCTCGCCCATGCCGCGCGCTTGGGAGAAGTCATTACCGCGCGACTGCCGCGCGAGGAAATCACCGGCACGTTCAAGGACGTGGACGAGAGCGGTAACCTGATCCTTGAGACCGCCAAGGGCTCGCGTGCTATCGCGGCGGCGGACATATTTTTCTGA
- the nuoN gene encoding NADH-quinone oxidoreductase subunit NuoN has protein sequence MISADLAILTPEIVLSLFAMAGLLIAVYTSKDAMAAGMCWATAAMFVVMAFYIGVTGEGARIAFDGMFVEDAFSRFAKVAILLSAAAILVISQDFMAKADLLRFEFPVLIILAVVGMMIMVSAGDLIALYMGLELQSLSLYVVAAMRRDSVRSTEAGLKYFVLGALSSGLLLYGASLTYGFAGTTQFIGIIDAAQGGDMPLGMLFGLVFITAGLAFKVSAAPFHMWTPDVYEGSPTPITALFATAPKIAAMALFARVVHDAFGGVVGDWQQIVAFLAVVSMFLGAIAAIGQTDIKRLMAYSSISHMGFALMGLAAGTAVGVEAMLIYLAIYVVMNIGTFAFILSMERDGRHVTEISSLSGLANKEPTKALALLVMMFSLAGVPPLLGFFAKYAVLLAAIEAGLIWVAVGGVIASVIGAYYYIRIVYLMYFGEEREGLDGKMALVPYIGLIAMAAIIGLGWIPGINLFGIEASAETAAAMLLR, from the coding sequence ATGATCTCTGCTGATCTTGCCATTCTGACGCCCGAGATTGTCCTGTCGCTCTTCGCGATGGCGGGGCTTCTGATCGCGGTCTACACGTCCAAGGACGCGATGGCCGCGGGGATGTGTTGGGCCACGGCGGCCATGTTCGTCGTCATGGCCTTCTACATCGGCGTGACCGGAGAGGGTGCCCGTATTGCCTTCGACGGGATGTTTGTCGAGGACGCCTTCTCGCGCTTCGCCAAGGTCGCGATCCTCTTGTCGGCGGCTGCAATCCTCGTGATCAGCCAGGATTTCATGGCCAAGGCCGATCTTCTGCGGTTCGAGTTCCCGGTGCTGATCATTCTGGCCGTCGTGGGCATGATGATCATGGTCTCCGCCGGCGACCTGATCGCGCTCTACATGGGGTTGGAGTTGCAATCGCTGTCGCTCTACGTCGTGGCCGCCATGCGCCGCGACAGCGTGCGTTCGACCGAAGCCGGCTTGAAGTACTTCGTCCTCGGCGCCTTGTCGTCGGGCCTCTTGCTCTATGGCGCGTCGCTGACCTACGGCTTTGCCGGGACCACGCAGTTCATCGGTATCATCGACGCCGCGCAGGGGGGTGACATGCCGCTCGGCATGCTCTTCGGCCTTGTTTTCATCACGGCCGGTCTGGCCTTCAAGGTCTCTGCCGCGCCGTTCCACATGTGGACCCCTGACGTCTACGAGGGCTCTCCCACGCCGATCACCGCGCTCTTCGCGACCGCGCCGAAGATTGCCGCGATGGCGCTCTTTGCCCGCGTTGTCCACGATGCCTTCGGCGGCGTCGTCGGAGACTGGCAGCAGATCGTGGCCTTCCTCGCGGTTGTCTCCATGTTCCTCGGCGCGATTGCCGCGATCGGCCAGACCGACATCAAGCGCCTGATGGCCTATTCCTCGATCTCGCACATGGGGTTTGCCCTGATGGGCCTCGCGGCCGGCACCGCCGTCGGAGTGGAGGCGATGCTGATCTACTTGGCGATCTACGTGGTGATGAATATCGGCACCTTCGCCTTCATCCTGTCGATGGAGCGGGACGGCCGTCATGTCACCGAAATCTCCTCACTGTCCGGCCTCGCCAACAAGGAGCCGACCAAGGCGCTGGCGCTTCTGGTCATGATGTTCTCGCTGGCCGGTGTGCCGCCGCTTCTGGGCTTTTTCGCCAAATACGCGGTGCTTCTGGCGGCAATTGAGGCGGGCCTGATCTGGGTCGCCGTGGGCGGCGTGATCGCCTCGGTCATCGGTGCGTATTACTATATCCGCATCGTTTACCTGATGTATTTCGGCGAAGAGCGGGAAGGCTTGGACGGCAAGATGGCTCTGGTGCCCTACATCGGCCTGATCGCCATGGCGGCGATCATCGGCCTGGGCTGGATCCCCGGCATCAACCTGTTCGGGATCGAGGCGTCGGCCGAAACCGCTGCCGCGATGCTCCTGCGCTAG
- a CDS encoding NADH-quinone oxidoreductase subunit M, whose protein sequence is MDNLISIVTFLPLVAAIIMAVFLRGEDEAAQLNAKRLAFAATAATFLVSIFLLTGFDTSNTGFQQVEETEWMFGLTYKVGVDGISILFVMLTTFLMPITIAACWGVTHRVKEYMIALLILETLMIGVFVALDMVLFYLFFEAGLIPMFLIIGIWGGANRIYASFKFFLYTFLGSVLMLVAMIAMYVDAGTTDIPTLLSHNFGTNSFEVLGFTVVGGLQTMLFLAFFASFAVKMPMWPVHTWLPDAHVQAPTAGSVVLAAILLKMGGYGFLRFSLPMFPVASDLMAPLVLWLSVIAIIYTSLVAMVQEDMKKLIAYSSVAHMGFVTMGIFAANQNGVDGAIFQMISHGFISGALFLCVGVIYDRMHTREIDAYGGLVVRMPAYAAVFMLFTMANVGLPGTSGFVGEFLTLIGVFQVNTWVGLLACTGVILSASYALWLYRRVVFGDLIKESLKSITDMTGRERAIFAPLIIMTILLGVYPSLVTDVIGPSVSALVENYDVAVAAYEPHTAIAASH, encoded by the coding sequence ATGGATAACTTGATCTCCATCGTCACATTCCTGCCGCTGGTGGCAGCGATCATCATGGCCGTGTTCCTGCGCGGCGAGGATGAAGCGGCGCAGTTGAACGCCAAGCGGTTGGCCTTTGCCGCCACCGCCGCGACCTTCCTCGTGTCGATTTTCCTGCTGACCGGCTTCGACACGTCCAACACCGGCTTCCAGCAGGTGGAAGAGACCGAGTGGATGTTCGGTCTGACCTACAAGGTCGGTGTCGACGGCATCTCGATCCTCTTCGTGATGCTGACCACCTTCCTGATGCCGATCACCATCGCCGCCTGTTGGGGTGTGACCCACCGGGTCAAGGAATACATGATCGCGCTGCTGATCCTCGAGACGCTGATGATCGGTGTCTTCGTGGCGCTCGACATGGTGCTATTCTACCTCTTCTTCGAGGCTGGCCTGATCCCGATGTTCCTGATCATCGGTATCTGGGGCGGAGCGAACCGGATTTATGCGAGCTTCAAGTTCTTCCTCTACACCTTCCTCGGCTCGGTGCTGATGCTGGTGGCCATGATCGCCATGTATGTCGACGCCGGCACCACCGACATTCCGACGCTGCTGAGCCACAACTTCGGCACCAACAGCTTCGAGGTTCTGGGCTTCACCGTTGTCGGCGGATTGCAGACGATGCTGTTCCTCGCCTTCTTCGCCTCCTTCGCGGTGAAGATGCCAATGTGGCCGGTCCATACCTGGCTGCCCGACGCGCACGTTCAGGCGCCCACGGCGGGTTCCGTTGTGCTGGCCGCGATCCTTCTGAAGATGGGCGGCTACGGTTTCCTGCGCTTCTCGCTGCCGATGTTCCCGGTGGCCTCCGACCTGATGGCGCCGCTGGTGCTCTGGCTGTCCGTGATCGCGATCATCTACACCTCGCTGGTGGCGATGGTGCAGGAGGACATGAAGAAGCTGATCGCCTATTCCTCGGTCGCGCACATGGGCTTCGTGACCATGGGCATTTTTGCCGCGAACCAGAACGGCGTGGACGGTGCGATCTTCCAGATGATCTCCCACGGCTTCATCTCGGGCGCGCTCTTCCTGTGCGTGGGCGTGATCTACGACCGGATGCACACCCGCGAGATTGATGCCTATGGCGGCCTTGTCGTGCGGATGCCGGCCTATGCGGCGGTCTTCATGCTGTTCACCATGGCCAACGTCGGCCTGCCCGGCACATCGGGCTTCGTGGGTGAATTCCTGACCCTGATCGGCGTCTTCCAGGTCAACACCTGGGTCGGCCTGTTGGCCTGTACCGGGGTGATCCTCTCGGCGTCCTACGCGCTCTGGCTCTACCGCCGGGTCGTCTTCGGAGACCTGATCAAGGAAAGCCTGAAATCCATCACCGACATGACCGGCCGCGAGCGCGCCATCTTCGCGCCGCTGATCATCATGACGATCCTTTTGGGCGTCTATCCGAGCCTTGTGACCGACGTGATCGGGCCCTCGGTTTCTGCCCTTGTCGAAAATTACGATGTGGCCGTGGCGGCTTATGAGCCCCACACCGCCATCGCTGCCAGCCACTGA
- the nuoL gene encoding NADH-quinone oxidoreductase subunit L: METILLFSPLVGALICGFAWRLIGEQAACVVATAFLFLSCLLSWIVFLGFDGETYTRSIMTWIESGTLFTDWAIRVDRLTAIMLIVITSVSALVHLYSFGYMAHDENFKEGESYRPRFFAYLSFFTFTMLMLVTADNLLQLFFGWEGVGVASYLLIGFYYRKPSAGAAAMKAFIVNRVGDFGFLLGIFALFWMTDSIQFDVILPMGAELAEMTITFLGMELNAAETIAFLLFIGAMGKSAQLFLHTWLPDAMEGPTPVSALIHAATMVTAGVFLVCRMSPIIEYAPLAGNFIIIVGALSAFVAATIGLVQNDIKRVIAYSTMSQLGYMFVAAGVGVYSVAMFHLLTHAFFKAMLFLGAGSVIHAMHHEQDMRNYGGLRHKIPYTFWAMMIGTLAITGVGIPLLYFGFPVGFAGFVSKDAVIESAFAFGGDLGTFAFWALVVGALFTSFYSWRLMFLTFFGEARGNKHTHDHAHESPMTMLIPLGVLAIGAVFAGMVWYGSFFGKTNYVAQFFGVPYAEESHGDDHAEETHGEDALATEALVEDDHDTEVVADEAHGDEDLADAAYAGDSYAEAHYVFTGAPGEGAIHHGPDNHVLNDAHSVPTWVKLAPFFAMLGGFLTAFLFYIVNPSLPGRLAQQQRPLYNFLLNKWYFDEAYDFIFVRPAQAIGRFLWHRGDRDTIDGGINGLAMGIIPFFTRLAGRAQSGYIFHYAFAMVVGLVVLITFVTLSAG, encoded by the coding sequence ATGGAAACGATCCTACTCTTCTCGCCCCTCGTTGGCGCTCTGATCTGCGGTTTCGCCTGGCGCCTGATCGGCGAACAGGCGGCCTGCGTTGTCGCGACCGCCTTCCTGTTCCTGTCCTGCTTGCTGTCGTGGATCGTGTTCCTCGGCTTCGACGGCGAGACCTACACCCGTTCGATCATGACCTGGATCGAGAGCGGCACGCTCTTCACCGATTGGGCGATCCGGGTGGACCGCCTGACCGCGATCATGCTGATCGTGATCACCTCGGTCTCGGCGCTCGTGCACCTCTATTCCTTCGGCTACATGGCCCATGACGAGAACTTCAAGGAGGGCGAAAGCTACCGCCCCCGGTTCTTCGCCTACCTGTCGTTCTTCACCTTCACCATGTTGATGCTGGTGACAGCCGACAACCTGCTGCAGCTGTTCTTCGGTTGGGAAGGCGTGGGCGTCGCCTCGTATCTTCTGATCGGTTTCTACTACCGCAAGCCCTCGGCCGGTGCCGCGGCGATGAAAGCCTTCATCGTCAACCGCGTGGGCGACTTCGGCTTCCTGCTCGGCATCTTCGCCCTGTTCTGGATGACCGACTCGATCCAGTTCGACGTGATCCTGCCCATGGGCGCGGAGCTGGCGGAGATGACCATCACCTTCCTCGGGATGGAGCTGAACGCGGCCGAGACCATCGCCTTCCTGCTGTTCATCGGCGCGATGGGTAAATCCGCGCAGCTCTTCCTGCACACATGGCTGCCGGACGCGATGGAAGGCCCGACCCCGGTGTCGGCCCTGATCCACGCCGCAACCATGGTGACGGCGGGCGTCTTCCTCGTCTGCCGCATGTCTCCGATCATCGAATACGCGCCGCTGGCGGGCAATTTCATCATCATCGTAGGCGCGCTCTCGGCCTTCGTGGCCGCCACGATCGGCCTCGTGCAGAACGACATCAAGCGCGTCATCGCCTATTCGACGATGTCGCAGCTCGGCTACATGTTCGTGGCCGCGGGCGTCGGCGTCTACTCGGTCGCCATGTTCCACCTGCTGACCCACGCCTTCTTCAAGGCGATGCTGTTCCTCGGCGCGGGCTCGGTCATCCACGCGATGCACCACGAGCAGGACATGCGGAACTACGGCGGGTTGCGCCACAAGATCCCCTATACCTTCTGGGCGATGATGATCGGCACGCTGGCCATCACCGGCGTCGGTATCCCGCTGCTCTACTTCGGTTTCCCCGTGGGCTTCGCAGGCTTCGTCTCCAAGGACGCGGTGATCGAGAGCGCCTTCGCCTTCGGCGGAGATCTGGGCACCTTCGCCTTCTGGGCATTGGTCGTGGGCGCGCTGTTCACCAGCTTCTACTCCTGGCGCCTGATGTTCCTCACCTTCTTCGGCGAGGCGCGAGGCAACAAGCACACCCATGACCATGCCCATGAGAGCCCGATGACGATGCTGATCCCACTCGGCGTGTTGGCCATCGGTGCGGTCTTCGCCGGTATGGTCTGGTACGGCAGCTTCTTCGGCAAAACCAACTACGTGGCGCAGTTCTTCGGCGTCCCCTACGCGGAAGAGTCTCACGGTGACGACCATGCCGAGGAGACTCACGGCGAGGACGCACTGGCGACCGAGGCGCTGGTCGAGGACGATCACGACACAGAGGTCGTGGCCGATGAGGCCCATGGCGACGAGGATCTGGCCGACGCAGCCTACGCGGGCGACAGCTACGCCGAGGCGCACTACGTCTTCACCGGCGCACCGGGAGAGGGCGCCATCCACCATGGCCCCGACAACCACGTGCTCAACGATGCCCATTCGGTGCCCACATGGGTCAAGCTCGCGCCGTTCTTCGCGATGCTCGGCGGCTTCCTGACGGCATTCCTGTTCTACATCGTGAACCCGTCGCTGCCCGGTCGCCTCGCGCAGCAGCAGCGGCCGCTCTACAATTTCCTGCTGAACAAGTGGTACTTTGACGAAGCCTACGACTTCATCTTCGTGCGCCCGGCGCAGGCCATTGGCCGGTTCCTCTGGCACCGCGGTGATCGCGACACGATCGACGGCGGCATCAACGGGCTGGCCATGGGGATCATCCCCTTCTTCACGCGGCTCGCGGGCCGGGCCCAGTCGGGCTACATCTTCCACTACGCGTTCGCGATGGTCGTGGGGCTCGTTGTCCTGATCACCTTCGTCACGTTGAGCGCAGGGTAA
- the nuoK gene encoding NADH-quinone oxidoreductase subunit NuoK, with amino-acid sequence MTIGLEHYLTVAAALFVIGIFGIFLNRKNVIIILMSLELMLLSVNINMVAFSSFLGDLTGQVFTLFILTIAAAEAAIGLAILVCYFRNRGTVDVEDVSNMKG; translated from the coding sequence ATGACCATAGGTCTCGAACATTATCTGACGGTGGCAGCTGCGCTGTTCGTCATCGGTATTTTTGGCATCTTCCTGAACCGCAAGAACGTCATCATCATCCTGATGTCGCTGGAACTGATGCTGTTGTCGGTCAACATCAACATGGTCGCCTTCTCGTCCTTTCTCGGCGATCTGACGGGGCAGGTGTTCACGCTGTTCATCCTGACGATTGCCGCCGCCGAGGCCGCCATCGGCCTGGCCATCCTCGTCTGTTACTTCCGCAACCGTGGCACGGTCGACGTCGAAGACGTCTCGAACATGAAGGGTTAA
- a CDS encoding NADH-quinone oxidoreductase subunit J has protein sequence MTIADFTFYLFALSVIAGGLFTVTSKNPVHSVLWLILAFLSSAGLFVLLGAEFVAMLMVIVYVGAVAVLFLFVVMMLDVDFAELKAEMAKYVPLGGLIGVVLLMQLTLAFGSWTYSDGVEGRLGSPVPAMDEAHNTQALGQIVYDDFFLAFQLSGLILLVAMVGAIVLTLRHRVDVKRQDIVAQMMRDPAKAMELKDVKPGQGL, from the coding sequence ATGACCATTGCAGATTTCACCTTCTACCTCTTTGCGCTTTCGGTGATCGCAGGTGGCCTGTTCACGGTGACCTCGAAAAACCCGGTGCATTCGGTGCTCTGGCTGATCCTCGCATTCCTGTCCTCGGCCGGCCTCTTCGTGCTTCTGGGCGCGGAATTCGTCGCGATGCTGATGGTGATCGTCTATGTCGGCGCCGTCGCGGTCCTGTTCCTCTTCGTGGTGATGATGCTCGACGTCGATTTCGCCGAGTTGAAGGCGGAGATGGCGAAATACGTGCCCCTTGGCGGCCTGATCGGGGTCGTTTTGCTGATGCAACTGACGCTGGCCTTCGGCTCCTGGACCTATTCCGATGGCGTCGAGGGACGCCTTGGCAGCCCCGTGCCCGCAATGGACGAAGCCCATAACACGCAGGCGCTTGGCCAGATCGTTTACGATGACTTCTTCCTCGCCTTCCAGCTTTCGGGCCTGATCCTTCTGGTCGCCATGGTCGGCGCCATCGTTCTGACGCTGCGCCACCGGGTGGACGTGAAACGGCAGGACATCGTGGCGCAGATGATGCGCGATCCGGCCAAGGCGATGGAGCTGAAAGACGTGAAGCCGGGCCAAGGCCTCTAG
- a CDS encoding carboxymuconolactone decarboxylase family protein yields the protein MSDAPQNPFEALFRQTQEMTQTWLKAAAPAMSATQIEKLWPQVPPEMLEAFMGKQFNPEGLEAKTRLLLTLQGLTIQGAVAEPQVRMTVRQALSVGATPQEIAETIGLASLFGGMPAMNKAMNLAKEAIDGEGGGSASGGDD from the coding sequence ATGAGTGACGCCCCGCAAAACCCGTTTGAAGCGCTGTTCAGGCAGACGCAGGAAATGACGCAGACCTGGCTGAAGGCCGCTGCGCCGGCGATGTCTGCGACCCAGATCGAGAAGCTGTGGCCGCAGGTCCCGCCCGAGATGCTGGAAGCCTTCATGGGCAAGCAGTTCAACCCCGAGGGGTTGGAGGCCAAGACACGGCTGTTGCTGACGCTGCAGGGTCTCACGATCCAGGGCGCCGTGGCCGAGCCGCAGGTCCGCATGACGGTGCGGCAGGCGCTTTCGGTCGGCGCGACGCCGCAGGAAATCGCCGAGACCATCGGTCTCGCCAGCCTGTTCGGCGGCATGCCCGCGATGAACAAGGCGATGAATTTGGCTAAAGAGGCCATCGACGGAGAAGGGGGCGGAAGCGCCTCCGGAGGGGACGACTGA
- the nuoI gene encoding NADH-quinone oxidoreductase subunit NuoI, whose product MTQIDYTRAAKYFLLADFFKGFKLGFKYFFSPKVTINYPHEKGPLSPRFRGEHALRRYPNGEERCIACKLCEAICPAQAITIDAEPREDGSRRTTRYDIDMTKCIYCGFCQEACPVDAIVEGPNFEFATETREELYYDKEKLLANGERWESAIAHNLELDAPYR is encoded by the coding sequence ATGACGCAGATCGACTATACCCGCGCCGCTAAATACTTCCTGCTGGCGGATTTTTTCAAAGGCTTCAAACTGGGCTTCAAGTACTTCTTCTCGCCCAAGGTGACGATCAATTACCCGCACGAGAAGGGGCCTCTGTCGCCCCGTTTCCGCGGTGAGCACGCCCTGCGCCGCTATCCCAACGGGGAAGAGCGTTGCATCGCCTGCAAACTCTGCGAAGCGATCTGCCCGGCACAGGCGATCACGATCGACGCGGAGCCCCGTGAAGATGGGTCGCGCCGCACGACGCGCTATGACATCGACATGACCAAGTGCATCTACTGCGGTTTCTGCCAGGAAGCCTGCCCGGTCGATGCCATCGTGGAAGGCCCGAACTTCGAGTTCGCCACCGAGACCCGCGAAGAGCTTTACTACGACAAGGAAAAGCTGCTCGCGAATGGTGAGCGTTGGGAATCCGCGATTGCCCATAACCTCGAGCTGGATGCGCCCTACCGATGA
- the nuoH gene encoding NADH-quinone oxidoreductase subunit NuoH, with protein sequence MVEFFTETTLGMGLLILLQCLLLVVPLLVALAFLMYADRKIWAAVMMRKGPNVVGAFGLLQSFADFIKYIVKEIVVPAGADRAVYFLAPIVSLVMALIAWAVIPFNDGWVLSSLNVAVLYVFAVSSLEVYGVIMGGWASNSKYPFLGSLRSAAQMISYEVSIGLIIIGVIISTGSMNLTAIVHAQDGDFGLLNWYFLPHFPMLFLFFISALAETNRPPFDLPEAEAELVAGYQVEYSSTPFLLFMIGELVAVVLMCALTTLLFFGGWLSPIPGLPDGVLWMILKMLGVFFMFSMVKAIVPRYRYDQLMRLGWKVFLPFSLFWVVFVAFMARYEVLGGFWARFAVGG encoded by the coding sequence ATGGTAGAGTTTTTCACCGAGACAACATTGGGCATGGGCCTGCTGATCCTGTTGCAGTGCTTGCTGCTTGTCGTGCCGCTTCTGGTCGCCTTGGCGTTCCTGATGTACGCCGACCGGAAGATCTGGGCCGCCGTGATGATGCGGAAAGGCCCCAACGTCGTGGGCGCCTTCGGCCTGCTGCAAAGCTTTGCGGATTTCATCAAGTATATCGTCAAGGAAATCGTGGTGCCCGCGGGCGCTGATCGCGCGGTCTATTTCCTCGCACCGATCGTCAGCCTTGTCATGGCGCTGATCGCCTGGGCCGTGATCCCGTTCAACGACGGTTGGGTTCTGTCGAGCCTCAACGTCGCGGTGCTTTATGTCTTCGCGGTTTCCTCGCTGGAGGTTTACGGCGTGATCATGGGCGGTTGGGCCTCGAACTCGAAGTACCCGTTCCTCGGGTCGCTTCGTTCGGCGGCACAAATGATCTCCTACGAGGTCTCCATCGGCCTGATCATCATCGGTGTGATCATCTCGACCGGCTCGATGAACCTCACTGCCATCGTCCATGCGCAGGACGGCGACTTCGGGTTGCTGAACTGGTACTTCCTGCCGCACTTCCCGATGCTGTTCCTGTTCTTCATCTCGGCACTGGCCGAGACCAACCGCCCGCCGTTCGACCTGCCCGAGGCCGAGGCCGAACTGGTGGCGGGTTACCAGGTGGAATATTCCTCGACCCCGTTCCTGCTGTTCATGATCGGCGAGCTTGTCGCGGTCGTGCTGATGTGCGCGCTGACCACGCTTTTGTTCTTCGGCGGCTGGCTGTCGCCGATCCCCGGCCTGCCCGATGGCGTGCTGTGGATGATCCTGAAGATGCTCGGCGTGTTCTTCATGTTCTCGATGGTGAAGGCCATCGTGCCGCGCTACCGCTATGACCAGTTGATGCGCCTGGGGTGGAAGGTGTTCCTGCCGTTCAGCCTGTTCTGGGTTGTGTTCGTGGCCTTCATGGCCCGTTACGAAGTGCTTGGCGGCTTCTGGGCCCGCTTCGCCGTTGGAGGTTAA